A region of Neovison vison isolate M4711 chromosome 7, ASM_NN_V1, whole genome shotgun sequence DNA encodes the following proteins:
- the LOC122912698 gene encoding olfactory receptor 10A3-like encodes MKRQNQSSVAEFIFLGFSNFPELQERLFGVFLVVYLVTLLGNVIIIVIISLEQSLHVPMYLFLQNLSVVDVSFSTVIMPEMLVVLSTEKTSISFISCFAQMYFILFFGGTECFLLGAMAYDRFAAICHPLNYPMIMNRRVFMKLIMFSWVSGIMVATVQTTWVFSFPFCGPNEINHLFCETPPVLELACADTFLFEIYAFMGTILIVMVPFVLILLSYIRILFAILKMPSATGRQKAFSTCASHLTSVTLFYGTANMTYLQPKSGYSPETKKLMSLSYSLLTPLLNPLIYSLRNSEMKKALMKLWLRKVDLHPF; translated from the coding sequence atgaaaaggcaaaatcaAAGCTCTGTGGCTGAATTCATTTTCCTCGGCTTTTCTAACTTTCCTGAACTCCAAGAGCGGCTCTTTGGGGTTTTCTTGGTTGTCTACCTGGTGACTCTGTTGGGAAATGTCATCATTATAGTCATCATCTCCTTGGAACAGAGCCTCCACGTGCCCATGTACCTGTTCCTCCAGAACTTGTCTGTGGTGGACGTGAGTTTCAGTACAGTTATTATGCCTGAAATGCTGGTGGTGCTTTCCACTGAGAAAACGTCGATTTCATTTATAAGCTGTTTTGCACAGAtgtatttcatccttttttttggTGGCACTGAATGTTTTCTCCTGGGGGCGATGGCTTATGACCGATTTGCTGCAATCTGTCATCCTCTGAACTACCCAATGATTATGAACAGAAGGGTTTTCATGAAATTAATAATGTTCTCCTGGGTCTCAGGGATCATGGTGGCTACTGTGCAGACGACATGggttttcagttttcccttctgtgGTCCCAATGAAATCAATCATCTCTTCTGTGAGACTCCCCCAGTGCTAGAACTTGCATGTGCAGATACATTTCTGTTTGAAATCTATGCATTCATGGGCACCATTTTGATTGTCATGGTTCCTTTTGTGTTGATTCTATTGTCTTACATTCGGATTCTCTTTGCCATCCTGAAGATGCCATCAGCCACTGGGAGGCAAAAGGCCTTTTCCACCTGTGCCTCCCACCTCACGTCTGTGACCCTCTTCTATGGCACGGCCAATATGACTTATTTACAACCGAAATCTGGCTACTCCCCAGAAACCAAGAAGCTGATGTCATTGTCTTACTCACTTCTTACACCTCTGCTGAATCCACTGATCTACAGCTTGAGAAACAGTGAGATGAAAAAAGCTTTGATGAAACTGTGGCTCAGAAAAGTGGATTTACACCCATTCTGA